The genome window GTAGAGACGGAAGTAGTTCTGCAGCGTGACCGTGGCGAGCGTCTGGTTCTCGTTCTTGATCTCGACGTTCTCCTTCGCCTCGATCGCCTGGTGCATGCCCTCGTTGTAGCGGCGGCCGTCGAGGATGCGTCCGGTGAATTCGTCGACGATGAGGACCTCACCCTTGCGGACGATGTAGTCCTTGTCCCGGGTGAACAGCTCCTTGGCCTTGATGGCGTTGTTGAGGTAGCTGACCAGCTGGGAGTGCTCCGGGGAGTAGAGGTTGTCGATACCGAGCTGGTCCTCGACGAACTCCACGCCCTCCTCGCGCACACCGATGGTCTTCTTGCGCCGGTCGACCTCGTAGTGGATGTCGAGGGTCATCTTCGGGACAATGCGGGCGAACGCGGTGAACCACTGGGAGGAACCGCCGACCGGGCCCGAGATGATCAGCGGGGTGCGGGCCTCGTCGATGAGGATCGAGTCCACCTCGTCGACGATGGCGAAGTTGTGGGAGTGTTCTCTACGCTGCACCAGATCATCAAGGGAGTGCGCCATATTGTCACGCAGGTAGTCGAAGCCGAACTCGTTGTTCGTGCCGTAGGTGATGTCGGCGGCGTAGGCGTCCCGCCGGGCGGCGGACTTCTTACCGGACAGGATCACGTCGGTACCCAGACCCAGGAAGCGGTGGACGCGGCCCATCCACTCCGAGTCACGCTTGGCGAGGTAGTCGTTGACCGTGACAACGTGGACGCCCTTGCCCGCCAGTGCGTTGAGGTAGGCGGGGAGCACACAGGTCAGGGTCTTTCCCTCACCGGTCTTCATCTCGGCGACATAACCCCAGTGCAGGGCGGCACCGCCCATGATCTGGACCTTGTAGTGCTTCTGGCCGAGGACCCGCCAGGACGCCTCACGGGCGGTGGCGAAGGCCTCGAGGAGGATGTCGTCGAGGGTCTCCCCCGCCTCCAGGCGTTCCTTGAGTTCGTCGGTCTTCGCCTGCAGCTCCTCGTCGCTGAGCGCGGAGTACTCGTCGTCCTTGGCGATGACCTGGTCCGCGATCGCGGAGAGGCGCTTGACCGCGCGTCCTTCGCCGAGGCGGAGAATCTTGGAAAGTCCTAGCACGTGCTGCCTGTCCTTCTGCTGTCGCCCGGACACAGGACCGGGCGTGAGTGGTCGTGGGTGATCTGAGTCAAACCGTCAGTATACCGATTCCGGGCCCCCGGACGCCGCTCCATCCCCCGATTCCGCCCGGGGCACCGAGCCCCACACGAAAACACCACCCCGACCGGTGCCGGGCATCGGTCGGGGTGGGGTGGCTGCGTCACCAACGGTGATTACTCACCGGTCTGGACGACAGGCGCCTTGAGGGCGATGAGGCCGTAGTCGTAGGCACGACGACGGTAGACCACGGACGGCTTCCCGGTCTCCTCATTGACGAAGAGGTAGAAGTCGTGACCGACGAGCTCCATCTCGCTGAGCGCCTCGTCGACACTCATCGGGGTGGCCGGGTGCTCCTTCTCACGGACGACCTGGCCCGGGAGGAACTGGTCGGCGTAGGGGTCGACATCGAACGGACCCGGGGTCGCCTGCGGAGCTTCCGCCTCCTGCGCCAGCTCAGCGGTGGCCTCCCCGACGGAGACCGGCGCACGGTGCCCGGAGCGGGAAATGCGACGACGGGCCTTGACCTTGCGCAGGGAGCGCTCCATCTTCGCTACGGCCGCCTCGAGTGCCGCGTAGAAGGAATCCTCCTTCGCCTCGGCGCGGGCGATGTGGCCCTTGCCGGACGCGGTGATCTGGATGCGGTCGGACTCATCGGAACGACGCGGGTTGCGCTCGTGCTGAAGCTCGACATGGAAATAGGTGAGGGTCGGGTCCAGCCGCTCCACCTTGGCGAGCTTCGTGTTCACGCGTTCCGCGAAGTGCTCCGGGATCTCGACGTTACGACCGGTGATCTCAACCTGGGCCTCCGGGGCGACGACGCCCTCAACTGCGGTGGCCTGCTCGTTGACAGCCATGCTCAACCTCCCGAATCCTGGTCACCGGGTCCGGGGCCGGATGCCCTGGCGAACCCTGAACGGTGACCTTTCCTGTGCCACCCACACTACCTGCCCCCGGGGTTCGACGGGGGGATCCCCCGGGTGTCGTCATCCCCCGGAAACTCCCCCGGATGTCAGGTCCGCGCCTGTCTCTGCCGGTCATGACCGCGCCACCACCACCCCCGACCGGGGAATGACGCCCCGGCCCGCGAGCGCCAGGGAGAATCCGGACAACGTCGCGCCGGTCGTACATACGTCGTCGATGAGACAGGCCGCCGCTCCCGGGGTCCGCAGCAGGCGCCGGACCCGGCCCACTGCCGTCGTGTCCAGACACAGCGAGCGGGCCAGATTTCCGGCCCGGCGAACCCGCGACAATCCCACCGAATCCGACGCCCACTCGCCCAGAACCGCGACAGGCACCGCACACGCGTCCCCGCCGAGTCCGGACGCCGCGACCGCCGCAGCCCGGGCGACGATGCAGCCGCCTCTGGCCCGCGCCGCCGACGGTCGCGTCGGTGCCGGCAGCAGAACCACCGGCGCCAGCCGCGGATCCGGCAGCTCACCGACCGTGACCAGATGACGCACCACACCGGCGATCACCTCCCCCAGGACCTGCACAGCATCGGGACGGTGGTGGTCCTTCGCGGCCAGTACCAGCGCCCGGTGGACCCCACCGTAGGGTCCGGCCGCAGACACCGGCGGATGCCCGGTGCCGTCCACCCGCTCCGGGGGCCGACGCAGTGCTGCAGCGCAGTCCCGGCACACGCCTGCCCCGACCGCCACCGGAACCACGGCGGTTCCGGCGCAGCCGGGGCAGTCACGGCGCCACACCAGTTCCGCGGCGTCCTCGACCACGTCCCACCACCCCCTGATCCCCATGCCCCCACCTCCTGGCTCAGCGCACCGTCACCGGGACCGCCCGAGCCCCCTGCAGAGCGGGGACCTCGCGCCAGAAGTTGTCGGAGGTGTCCGTCGTCCCGGACCCGGTCGCCGCGGAGTCGATCTGCAGCAGGGCCCGGCCGTCGAGGATGTAGTCGTTGGAGTCGGTCGATGCCACTGCCACGACCGGTGCCGTGACATTGCGCGAGGTCAGCTGGGTCTGCTCGGAGCCGTCCACGCTGACGACCCACACCGGGGTGTCGTTGGCCCTCGTCCCGACCAGTAGGGCGCCGTCGGGACGCCAGCCGACCGAAACGGCGGTGTCCCCCAGGTTCGGTGCCACGGCCACCGGTGTTCCGAGCCTCGGCCCGGCAGAGTCCTCTCCACCGTCGGAACTCTGCAGCCCGGCGGTGTTCTCCAGCACGCTGACATACAGCCGTCCGTTGATGATCATCGCCGCCCGCGTCCCGTCACGGGACACGGTGAACTCGCTGATCGTCGGATCGTCGAGATCGAGCACGTCAAGGGTGCGGAAGTCGACGGTGGTCTCCGTCATCCCACCGGTCGCCGCCCGCACCCACCGCAGCACCTGCGTCCCGTCGGCGACCGCGTAGAGATTCTGACTGTCGGCGGTCCAGGAGGGACGGGAGAGCTGGTCAGCGGTGTGGACGGTCACGGCCGTGCCGCCGATGTCTCCGACGAGCATCCGCCGTTCATCGTCACCCTGTCCGGACACCGCGGCGACGGTCCCGTCAGCGGCGTAGGCGGCAGACTCCAGTTCACCGGAACCGGTCCATCCGGGGAGGGTCTGGGCAGTATCATCCACCTCGACCAGCGCACCGTCGCGCAGCGCGCGCAGTGGCTGATCGGGCACGGTGTGCGGATTGAAGTCCTGCGCGTCGTCAACGCTCCAGGTGTCCAGCTGACCGGCGTCCGCGGTCGCGATGGGGACGCCGTCGGCGAGGATGTGGTACGGACCGCGGACGTCGGAATCAGCGAGGGTCCAGATGATCTGGGCGGCCAGGGCCTCCATGTCCTCGGAGGAGACCGCGGACAGGCCCGACAGGTCGACGGTGAACTCCCCGTCCGTGCCCGTACGTGCCTGAGCCACCACTCCCTCGGGGAAGGCGGATTCCACCCCGTTGGTCAGCGTGTCACGCGGACCTGCCGCCAGCAGGGAGATCAGGGACGTCCCCACATTCTCCTGACGCGAGTAGGTCCACCGTCGGTCCGGAACGAGGAACTGCCAGGTGGGGTCGAGGAAGTACACGTCGCGGGGCTGGTAGGTGGAGGTGAAGTCACTACGGTCCATGATCACCCCGGACGGCAGACTGTCGATCCGCCACTCCCCGTCGACGAGGACAAGGTCGATCGTGTCCTCGTAGGACCGGTAGCTGGCCTGGAAGGCGCCGCCGGTCCCGAGGGTGCCGATGACCGTGCCACGGACGGTGTACGTCATCCGGTTGTCGGACGCCGCCCCCTCGGCGTTGAGGTCGATCCGGTCGAGAATGAGGGTACCGGTGGCATCCTGCCACTGGTCGGCCTCCTCGGGGCTGAGAAACTCGCGGGCCGCCTGGTGGTTGTTCAACGGGTGGGCGGACGCCGAGAAGAATGACCGCAGCAGCAGGTCGGGGGCCTGCCCGGGCTGGGGGGTGGGCACGTTGTCCAGGCTGGGGGACGCCGCGTAGGAGCTGATCACCTCCGGGGTGGAGCTGCCGGGGATCGTCGCACAGCCGGCCGTACCGGCGAGAGCCGCGACCGTGAGCACGCTGAGGCCGACCCGGAGCACCGGGCGGGATGTTCGCTGGTCAGTCATCATCGTCCTCCGATCGGTACTCATCCATGTCCGCGGCCTCCTCGAGCGCCTTGCGGAGTTCCTCCTCGGTGAAGCCTTCGAATTCACCGTAGGCGTCCACCACGTTCATCGTGTCCATCACCTCGGAGACGACCGCGTCGTCCGCCGCATCCGCGGTGTCGTCTGTGTCGCCTGTGTCGCCTGTGTCGTCTGCCTCGTCCACATCGTCCACATCGTCCACATCGTCCACATCGTCCACATCGTCCACATCGTCCACATCGTCCACATCGTCCACATCGTCCACATCGTCCACATCGACCACATCGACCACGTCGTCTGCGTCGTCCACGGCGTCCACGTCGTCTGCGTCGTCTACCTCGTCCAGGACCTCTGTGCCCTCTGCGTCCTCCGCCTCATCGAGCTCCGCCGGCACCACCCCGTCCTCCGGGGCGGGGACGACCGTGACCGGCATCTCCGGCGGCTCAACGTGTACCGCCAGCGGCAGCGGCGAGGAACTGACCTCATCGCCCGGAACAAGGGGCAGGGTCAGCCGGAAACAGGCGCCCACTGCCGGTTCGCCGGTGGCCTCCAGGCGTCCGCCGTGAAGCTGGGCGTCCTCCTTGGCGATGGCGAGGCCGAGACCCGTACCGCCGGTGCGCCGCTCACGGGACGGGTCTGCCCGCCAGAACCGGTTGAAGACGAGGTCCGCCTCGCCCGGGGTCAGGCCCACGCCGTGATCACAGACGGTCACCGCCAGGGCACCGTCCCCGGTGCGCATGGAGACGTCGACGGGGCGTCCTTCACTGTGGTCGATGGCGTTCGCCAGGAGATTTCGCAGGATGCGCTCGACACGACGGGAATCCACCGGCACACTGACCGGTTCCTCGGGAAGATCGAGCCGGATCGCGCAGCCGACCTCCTCGGCAATGGTCCTGACCTGCTCCAACGTGGACTTCACGACGCCGCGGACGTCGACGGTCTCCAGGGAGAGATTCGCGACGCCGGCATCGTGCCGGGAGATCTCCAACAGGTCACCGAGCAACATCTCGAAGCGGTCCAGTTCGGAGATCATCAGTTCCGAGGCACGACGGGTCATCGGATCAAGATCCTCGGCGCTGTCGTGGATGAGGTCGGCCGCCATCCGCACGGTGGTCAGCGGGGTCCGCAGTTCGTGGGAGACGTCGGAGGTGAACTGCTGCTGCAGGGAACCGAAATCCTCGAGCTGGTGAATCTGGTGGGACAGGCTCTCCGCCATCTCGTTGAAGCTCATCGCCAGGCGGGCGACCTCGTCCTGTCCGTCGACGGCCATGCGTTCGCGCAGGTGTCCTGCGGCGAAACGTTCAGCAATGCGGGACGCGGTGCGCACCGGCACGGTGAGCTGTTGGGAGAAGACCCAGGCGATGACCACAAGCAGCACCATGAGGGCGACAGCTCCGGCGAAGAGCAGGCCGCGCATCAGGCCGAGCGTGGATTCCTCATTGTCCAAGGGCAGCACAAGGTACAGCTCGAGACCCTGGATATCGGACTCGACCGGGGTACCGATGATGAGTGCCTTGTAGGTCCCGGACGCCCGTTCGACGGTGGCGAACTGGTCGGCGACGCGGCCCTGCCGGACAAAGGTGCGGAGGCTCTCGGGGATCTGCTGCTGTTCGGGGGCGGAGACGTCCTGACCGTTGATGTCGGGGGCGATGACGACAGGCTCCACGACGGTACTGCTGCCGCCGGAGGTCTCATCGGTGCCGCTGGTCTGTTCGGTGAGTGCGGCGCGGGCCGCGTTGATCCGCAGCTGAAGCGAGTTGGAGGTGTCCGAGGACCTGATCTGTTCCTCGACCGTGGCGCGGGCCTGGTCGATGGAGTTCATCGCCACATCGTGTTTCTCGTCGAGCAGCTGCTGGCTGACGAAGCTGGTCAGGACGAAGCCGAGGGCCAGGATGACCACGAGGGACGACAGGAAGACGCTGCCGATGACGCGGGTCTGGATGGAGGTCCGCCACCGTTGGGACATCAGCACGCGGGCGCGGTGGAGGAAAATCCTCGGTCGACGGAGCAGCAACCGGATGGCTTCGGCGGGCCGGACCTCCTTCAGCTCGCCACGGGGAGCCCGGCGCGGGTCCTCTTTCTCACTGTGGTGGCGGTGGCTGGTGCGGCCTCGGGAGAAGGGCAGGATGGAACGCCCGAGCGACCGGCGCACCGGGTTCGTCGGGGTGGTGTCGGCATCGTCCGGAGTCTCGGTACCGAGACCGGGGTCGGTGGGGTGTTCTTCGCTGATCACGGCACCGACCAGCCTATTCGCCCGTCTTGTATCCCACGCCACGGACTGTCTGGATGATCACCGGGTTGTCCGGGTCCTTCTCCACCTTGGACCGCAGTCGCTGGATGTGGACGTTGACCAGGCGGGTGTCACTGTTCTTGCGGTAGCCCCAGACCCGTTCCAGCAGCTCCTCGCGGGAGAAAACCTGCCGGGGGCGGGACGCCAGGGTCGCGAGCAGCTCAAATTCGATGGGGGTGAGCTGGATCGTCCGGCCGTCACGGCTGACCTGGTGGCCGCCGAAGTCAATGGTGACATCGCCGACGGTGGCCGTGTCCGGGGTGCCCTCGGGGATCCGTCGCAGCCGGGCGCGGACGCGGGCGACGAGCTCCTTCGGCTTGAAGGGCTTGGGGACGTAGTCGTCGGCCCCAGATTCGAGACCGAGGACGACGTCGACCGTGTCCGTCTTGGCGGTGAGCATGACGATCGGGACAGCGGAGAACTCGCGGACGGACCGGCAGACATCGACGCCGTTCATCCCGGGAAGCATGAGGTCGAGGAGGATGAGGTCGGGGTGCTGATGCTGGGCGGCCTCCACGGCCTCGGCCCCGTCCCCGACGGTGACGGTATCGAACCCCTCGCCCTGCAGGACCATGGTCAGCATCTCGGAGATCGCAGGGTCGTCGTCAACGACGAGAATCTTGGCAGCCATAGTTCACCAGTCTGTCACACCGGGCCCGGTCAGTGGGTACAGATGGTGCCACAGGCGGTGGCGACCCCCGGCTCAATCCTCCGTGAGCGCGTCGACCACCGCGTCCGCCAGCTCAGCGAGCTGCGCGTCCAGCGCGGAGCGCTCCCCCGAATTGTCCAGCCTCAGCCACGGGGATATCCACGACATTTCCGCCAGTGCGCGGTACGCCGCCAACGTCCGGGCCTGCAGACCACCGTCCGCCTCGTAGGCGTCCGGAGCGCGGGTCCCGTCCTGTGCGGCACGGGCGGCAACCCGCTGCGAGGTCACCGAGTCGGGCACATCCACCAGCACCTGCAGATCCGGCACGGGCGCCCCCAACTGCCCGAACTCCAGGTCCGCGACCCAGTCCACCACTTCCGACGACGTGGCGTCCTGCGACAAGCGGGCGGCGGAATACGCCGCATTCGAGGCGACCCACCGGTCCAGCAGGACCACATACCCGTCCCCGTCGAAACTCGTGAGATCCTCAGCGACCTCCGCCCGGTCCAGGGCGAACAGTGTCGCCATGCCGTAGACGGAATCCACCAGGTCACCCATGCCGCCGTGCAGCGCTGCCGATGCCAGCTGCGCGTGCACCGAGGCGTCGTACCGGGGGAAGCCCAGCCGGGCGACCGGGATCTCCCGGGAGATCAGCTCCTCCTCCAGAGCAGTGACGAGAGTGTTCTTGCCGGCACCGTCGATGCCTTCGAAGGCGATGATCACGCGTGGGACCCCGGACTAGTAGCGGTAGTGCTCGGGCTTGAACGGACCTTCGACATCCACGCCGATGTACTCCGCCTGCTCCTTGGTCAGCTTGGTGAGCGTGCCACCCAGGGCCTCGACGTGGATGCGGGCGACCTTCTCGTCAAGGATCTTCGGCAGGCGGTAGACCTCGTTGTCGTACTTGTCGCCGTTGGTGAACAGCTCGATCTGGGCGATCGTCTGGTCGGCGAAGGAGGTCGACATGACGAAGCTGGGGTGACCGGTGGCGTTACCCAGGTTCAGCAGGCGCCCCTCGGAGAGGACCACGATGCTCAGCGGGTCACCGTTGGCGTCGGGGAAGGTGAACTCGTCGACCTGGGGCTTGATGTTCACCCGGGTGACGTCGGGGCGGTGGTTGAGCGAGGCCATGTCGATCTCGTTGTCGAAGTGGCCGATGTTGCCCAGCACGGCGTGGTTCTTCATGTGCTGCATCTGCTCGAAGGAGATGATGCCGAGGTTACCGGTGGAGGTGATGATGATGTCCGCCTCGGAGATGGCCTCATCGATGGTGACGACCGGGAAACCGTCCATCAGCGCCTGGAGGGCGTTGATCGGGTCAGCCTCGGTGACCTTGACCCGGGCGCCCTGGCCCTTCAGCGCCTCGGCGACGCCCTTGCCCACGTCACCGTAGCCGGCGACGAGGGCCGCCTTGCCGCCGATGAGCATGTCGGTGCCGCGGTTGATGCCGTCGATGACGGAGTGGCGGGTGCCGTAGCGGTTGTCGAACTTGGACTTGGTGACCGCGTCATTGACGTTCATCGCCGGGAACGGCAGGGTGCCCTGCTCGGCGAAGTGGTACAGGCGGTGGACACCGGTGGTGGTCTCCTCGGTGACGCCCTTGACGGCCTTCGCCGCCCCGGCCCACCGGGTGGCGTCCTTGCCGAAGACGCGGGCGAGCATGCGCAGGAAGGCCTGGTACTCGTCGGGGTCCTCGGGCGAAGGCTCCGGGACAATGCCGTTGCCCTCGAACTGGGCACCGGCGATCACCGCGTTGGTGGCGTCACCACCGTCGTCGAGGATCATGTTCGGCTGCGTATCGCCCCAGTCGAAGACCTGCTCCAGGCACCACCAGTATTCGTCGAGGCTTTCACCCTTCCAGGCGAAGACCGGGCAGCCGGTCGGCGCCTCCGGGGTACCGTCGCCGACGACGACGGCCGCAGCGGCCTCATCCTGGGTGGAGAAGATGTTGCAGGACGCCCACCGGACCTCCGCGCCGAGCGCGGTCAGGGTCTCGATGAGGACCGCGGTCTGCACGGTCATGTGGATCGACCCGGCGATGCGTGCACCGGCCAGCGGCTGCTCCTCGGCGTACTCGCGACGCAGCTCCATAAGGCCGGGCATTTCGTACTCGGCAAGACGGATCTGGTGACGGCCGGACTCTGCCAGGGCAAGGTCTCGGACCTTGTACTGCAGCCCCCCGGTGGAATCGACGGCGAGATCAGCCACCGGATCGTGGGTCAGATCAACGGAACCTGCGCTGGAATCAGCCATGGGTGGAGGTGCTCCTTCAAGTCAGCGGGACGGTGGCCGTCGTGACCGCGGAAGGACGCGGTGGTCGCGACGGCTCACGACAACTCCGTCCACCCTATCGCGGAGCCGTTCAGCTCAACGCCTCGACATAGGTTTCCAGCCCGTCGGGGGCGTCCTCCCCGGTGGCGTCGAGATGCCCGTCGAGCACCTGGAGCGCGACCTCCTGGAAACTGTCGGGACAGGCACCGATGTGGGAGCGGATCAGCGGATGGTCGTCGGCGACCTCGGCCGATGTGAAGGGCGCCCCCGCCCAGATGGCGGCGACGGTGGCCGCGCACAGTCCGGTCGTGTGGTCGGCGTCCCCGGGGGTTGCGTGGTTCAGGGCGACGGTGCAGGCGTCCTGCAACGCCCGCACAAGGTCACGCTCGTCAAGTTCATCGCATTCCACGAGGAAGTCCACGTTGTTCTCGTCAGCGAAGACGGTGTCGTCCCAGGTACTCATCGCAGGTCCTTTTCCATCGGTCGGTCAGGCGTCACTCTTAGGGACCAGAGTAGCCGCGGGTGAGGTCCGCGCGGGGTGACAGACAACACGACGGCAAGTCACAGTTCCGTAACGATTGCGCCGCAATACCATCGAGAATGCGTGATCAATCTCACATGACGGTCGCGCGACCTGCTGAATCTTCGTGCTACCGTGGATTATAACGTGATCATTTCGTGATCTTTCCGCCGAGAGATCCCGGACAGAGCCCGCCAGGGTCAAGAGACAAGGAGCGTGATCGAGGATCAACTCGACCGACCCGCAGAACGACGGATACGCACTCACCCCGGAACCAGAACCCGGGACCACCACCGACACCTCCACCGCCCACCACGAGGAACTGCTGCGCAGAGAGGCGGTCAAGACCCGCCGCGGCAACCGGGTCGTCGCCCGCTTCGCCGTGGTCGGCTTCGTCGTCGCACTCGCCGTCGGTGTGATCACCTGGCACAATTTCGTGCCCGCCCGAGAGGTGCTGTCCTCCGATGACGTCGTGAGCTCCTCCGTCGATTCCGCAATAGCCTCCGCGTCCCGGTCCGGCCCCACCTCCGCGCTGTCCATGAGCACCCCCGACGAACGCCCGGAGATCCCCGACCCGGTGCACAACGGTGGCGTGGCCGTGCTCAGCGAAGACCCCTACCTGCCACCGAACGCCTGGAACGGCGGCGACGACCTGCAGCCCACCGCCGGGAACACCGGAACGACTGCGGCGACCCCCACCCCTGAGCAGACCCCCGGAAGCACCATCGGGCAGGACCTGCCGATCCCGACCATCCCAGGACTCCCCACCGTGCCGGAGCCCCCCACGCCGACCCTCCCCTCGGGATCCTCGGGGCCAGAGACCACCACGGACACCACGCTCCCGTCCGACACCGGAACTGCGGAGACCCCGCCGGTCAGCCCGGACCAGTCCGAGCCGACGGAAACCACCGCCGGCTGAACAGCTCTCCGGTCAACCGACGGTGGCGATGAAGGTCCGGCCGAGTGAGGTGACGCCGACCGTGCTCCCGACATCCGCCGGAACCCACACCGCCTGCCCCGGACGCAACTGCACCGGCGCAGTCTCCTGCGTCATCCCCGACAGCTCCGCACCGCCCGTCGCCACCAGCACCACCGCCGGGCCGGTGACCGGGGTGGTCTGGTCGCGGTCCACCTCCTGCAGGGCGAAGTCCGGGACAGGCACGTCGAACCTGCCGGCAGCGTCCCGGCGACACACCGGATCAACCACCGGGGAGAAATCCATCACCCGCATCAGCTCGGGCACGTCGACGTGCTTGGTGGTCAACCCACCACGCAGCACATTGTCCGAGTTCGCCATGATCTCCACACCCGTGCCGCGCAGGTAGGCGTGCAGGTTACCGGCGTCGAGGTACACCGCCTCCCCCGGCTGTAGCACCACATGGTTGAGCAGCAGGGAGATCAGCACGCCGGAATCCCCCGGATACTGCTCCGCGAGATCCACCGCGACACCCGCGGAGCCCCGCATCCAGTCCGCGGTCCGCGGATCGGCGGCAAGTTCCCGGCACCGGTCAGCCGTAGCGCTGACCAGATCGATCTTCGACGCCGACGGCAGAGAGATCCAGGTCGTCACCAGTGCCCGCAGGTCGTCGGCGTCCGACCCGGAGCCGAGCAACGCCGTGGTGCGTTCCAACCCCGGGACCGCCAGCGCCGTCAACAACTCACGGCTGCGCGACAACGGCCGGAACCCGGTGAGCGCCTCGAACCGGGTGAGCGCGACCAGCAGCTCCGGCTTGTGGTTGTCGTCCCGGTAGTTGCGGTGCGCGGCAGTCAGCGGGATACCCGCCGCATTCTCCCGGGCGTACCCTTCCTCCGCCTGACGCTTCGTCGGGTGCGCCTGCAGACTCAGGGCCTGGTCTGCGGCGAGCAATTTCAGCAGGAACGGCAGACGGTCACCGGCACGGTCCGGGCCGAGCTGACCCGCAGGGTCGCCGGAGATGACGTCGAGGAGGGAGCGGTCCGTCCCGGTGATTCTGCTCGGGGCCGCCGGATGGGCCCCGAACCACATCTCCGCCTCCGGATGCTCGGTGGGCAGCGGACGCCCGGTGAGTTCCGCCAGTGCGGTTCGAGAGCCCCATGCGTAGTTCCGCACGGTGCCGTCGATCCGCAGGACGGGGTCGGTGGCCGGTAGCGGAGAGTCTGCCATAAACGCCACCCTTCAGCCCCGGATGACCGCGAGTGCCTTGTCCACGATCTCGGTGATCCGCTCACCGGTCGGAGCCTCCACGTTGAGGCGCAGCAGCGGTTCGGTGTTGGACGCCCGGATGTTGAACCAGGAGCCGTCGGAGAGTTCGACGGTCACCCCGTCGAGATCGTCGGAGGACAGGGACTCGTCGGCGAAGGCCTCGACCACCGCAGCGGTCCGACCGGCCTGATCATCGACCTGGGAGTTGATCTCCCCGGACGCCTCGTACCGCGAGTAGCTCTTCTTCAGTTCCGACAGCGGCTTGTCCTGGGCACCCAGGGTCGCCAGCACGTGGAGGGCGGCGATCATCCCGGAATCCGCGTTGAAGAAGTCGGAGAAGTAGTAGTGGGCGGAGTGCTCCCCACCGAACACGGCGTTCTCCTCGGCCATCCTCGCCTTGATGAAGGAATGGCCGACGCGGGTCCGCACCGGCGTCCCGCCGAGCTCACGGACCAGCTCCGGGACAGCCTTCGAGGTGATGAGGTTGTGGATGATCGTGGCGCCGGGGTTGGCGGCCAGGTAGCGCTCGGCGATCATGCAGCAGATCGCCGACGGGCTCACCGCGTCACCCAGCTCATCGACGATGAAGCAGCGGTCGGCGTCCCCGTCA of Corynebacterium terpenotabidum Y-11 contains these proteins:
- the ahcY gene encoding adenosylhomocysteinase, whose translation is MADSSAGSVDLTHDPVADLAVDSTGGLQYKVRDLALAESGRHQIRLAEYEMPGLMELRREYAEEQPLAGARIAGSIHMTVQTAVLIETLTALGAEVRWASCNIFSTQDEAAAAVVVGDGTPEAPTGCPVFAWKGESLDEYWWCLEQVFDWGDTQPNMILDDGGDATNAVIAGAQFEGNGIVPEPSPEDPDEYQAFLRMLARVFGKDATRWAGAAKAVKGVTEETTTGVHRLYHFAEQGTLPFPAMNVNDAVTKSKFDNRYGTRHSVIDGINRGTDMLIGGKAALVAGYGDVGKGVAEALKGQGARVKVTEADPINALQALMDGFPVVTIDEAISEADIIITSTGNLGIISFEQMQHMKNHAVLGNIGHFDNEIDMASLNHRPDVTRVNIKPQVDEFTFPDANGDPLSIVVLSEGRLLNLGNATGHPSFVMSTSFADQTIAQIELFTNGDKYDNEVYRLPKILDEKVARIHVEALGGTLTKLTKEQAEYIGVDVEGPFKPEHYRY
- a CDS encoding DUF4259 domain-containing protein — protein: MSTWDDTVFADENNVDFLVECDELDERDLVRALQDACTVALNHATPGDADHTTGLCAATVAAIWAGAPFTSAEVADDHPLIRSHIGACPDSFQEVALQVLDGHLDATGEDAPDGLETYVEALS
- the manA gene encoding mannose-6-phosphate isomerase, class I: MADSPLPATDPVLRIDGTVRNYAWGSRTALAELTGRPLPTEHPEAEMWFGAHPAAPSRITGTDRSLLDVISGDPAGQLGPDRAGDRLPFLLKLLAADQALSLQAHPTKRQAEEGYARENAAGIPLTAAHRNYRDDNHKPELLVALTRFEALTGFRPLSRSRELLTALAVPGLERTTALLGSGSDADDLRALVTTWISLPSASKIDLVSATADRCRELAADPRTADWMRGSAGVAVDLAEQYPGDSGVLISLLLNHVVLQPGEAVYLDAGNLHAYLRGTGVEIMANSDNVLRGGLTTKHVDVPELMRVMDFSPVVDPVCRRDAAGRFDVPVPDFALQEVDRDQTTPVTGPAVVLVATGGAELSGMTQETAPVQLRPGQAVWVPADVGSTVGVTSLGRTFIATVG